The proteins below come from a single Chitinophaga pinensis DSM 2588 genomic window:
- a CDS encoding helix-turn-helix domain-containing protein: protein MLEKDNSLQLDQTLLYIRNLDSCPPSYLYDPARKDFFEVLWLQDELPLHQVPEDRAVRGHWIYLMPPYRVHQLNKAGKKGILFSFKRELLEEEDKEFALDVFRIFNISGEFTTMLLSPDMIERLNKVYELLEAEYKEDSSNLPMIKSLLKVFLLHLTKMKKEEFTTLDINQKRAYEFLLLLEDHYIHERNIQFYANQLGISPKRLNQVLKEVLNQTGIQLLHDRLILEAKRQIIHSENSIKEVAWLLGFRDRPYFSRFFKVHTGQTPEAFQKHVKKHVDTLLNTLVS, encoded by the coding sequence ATGTTGGAAAAGGATAACAGTTTACAATTAGACCAAACATTATTATATATCAGGAACCTGGATAGTTGTCCGCCGAGCTATCTGTACGATCCTGCCAGGAAGGATTTTTTCGAAGTATTATGGCTACAGGACGAACTTCCCTTACACCAGGTGCCGGAAGATCGGGCGGTCAGGGGACATTGGATATACCTCATGCCTCCCTATCGCGTGCATCAGTTAAATAAAGCGGGCAAAAAAGGTATCCTGTTTTCTTTCAAAAGGGAATTGCTGGAAGAAGAAGACAAGGAGTTTGCCCTGGACGTATTCAGGATATTTAATATCAGCGGAGAATTTACCACGATGTTACTTTCTCCCGATATGATCGAACGGCTGAACAAGGTATACGAGTTGCTGGAAGCGGAATATAAGGAAGACTCCAGTAATCTGCCGATGATCAAATCTTTGCTGAAGGTATTTCTGTTACATCTGACCAAGATGAAAAAGGAAGAATTCACGACCCTGGATATTAATCAGAAAAGGGCCTATGAGTTTCTGCTGCTACTGGAAGATCATTATATCCATGAAAGAAATATTCAGTTTTATGCAAACCAGCTGGGTATCAGTCCGAAACGTCTTAACCAGGTATTAAAGGAAGTCCTGAATCAGACGGGTATTCAGTTGTTGCATGACAGGCTGATACTGGAAGCGAAGCGACAGATCATACACAGTGAAAACAGTATCAAGGAAGTGGCGTGGTTGCTCGGTTTCCGGGACAGACCTTATTTCAGCAGGTTTTTCAAAGTACATACCGGACAAACACCGGAAGCCTTTCAGAAGCATGTAAAGAAACATGTGGATACGCTGTTAAATACACTTGTATCGTAG